A genomic region of Zalophus californianus isolate mZalCal1 chromosome 1, mZalCal1.pri.v2, whole genome shotgun sequence contains the following coding sequences:
- the LOC113916806 gene encoding voltage-dependent calcium channel beta subunit-associated regulatory protein isoform X4, which translates to MYPDFRGEDPDGQDAETERFLSTSYTGRRVSFNEAALFEQSRKSQDKGRRYTLTEGDFHHLKNARLTHLHLPPLKIITIHECDLGEASTTTPPKANLAIFQPPGKALTGRSVGPSSTLPGDPYNSAVGPADFEISPLASSDSGEGTWVRAPERPLPSLPHSRTELEAGTRSTKPVGPGATTGPREAGPGSGAGPVLQFFTRLRRHASLDGASPYFKVKKWKLDPSQRASSLDTRGSPKRHHFQRQRAASESTEQEEGDAPHRDFIQYIASAGDAVAFPPPHPFLASPTSPSPTLGRLEAAEEVGATGGASPESPPERSGGVGPEQRQQESDGERDSGPEQAQTIYRDIWSLRASLELHAAAASDHSSSGNDRDSVRSGDSSGSGSGTTVPTFPPPSPPPTPRSADSEAGGQRKLLQMDSGYASIEGRGAGEDGLPSASEKRSSFTSAGRTATVGSSFEGALAPTEAPARPRSPRAWPRRAPRRDYSIDEKTDALFHEFLRHDPHFDNALPCATRHRARAHPHPHTRKQWQQRGRQHSDPGARAATPAPPALTFGPDARPTRAPLRRGDSVDCPPEGRAGDDPAAPAIPVIEEEPGGGSGSCPGSGLCVGSPGTLLDKLAAGIDDRLFPPRLAQPIAAAPALAAAAAAPTSPDRSPA; encoded by the exons ATGT ACCCCGACTTCAGGGGGGAGGACCCTGACGGCCAGGATGCAGAGACGGAGCGCTTCCTGTCCACCAGCTACACCGGCCGCCGGGTGTCCTTCAACGAGGCAGCCCTGTTTGAGCAGAGCCGCAAGTCACAGGACAAGGGCCGCCG GTACACCCTGACGGAGGGGGACTTCCACCACCTGAAGAATGCCCGCCTCACTCACCTGCACCTACCACCTCTCAAGATCATCACAATCCATGAGTGCGATCTGGGTGAAGccagcaccaccaccccccccaaggCCAACCTCGCCATATTCCAG CCCCCGGGGAAGGCCCTCACCGGCCGCTCCGTGGGCCCCAGCTCCACCCTGCCAGGTGACCCCTACAACTCAGCCGTGGGCCCTGCTGACTTCGAGATCAGCCCCTTGGCATCCAGCGACTCCGGGGAAGGCACCTGGGTGAGGGCCCCCGagcggcccctcccctccctgccccactccaggACAGAG ctGGAGGCAGGTACCAGGAGCACTAAGCCTGTCGGGCCAGGGGCCACGACAGGGCCCCGAGAGGCAGGCCCAGGCTCCGGGGCCGGGCCTGTCCTGCAGTTCTTTACCCGCCTGCGGCGCCATGCCAGCCTGGATGGGGCCAGCCCCTACTTTAAGGTCAAGAAATGGAAGCTGGACCCCAGCCAACGGGCATCCAGTCTGGACACTAGAG GCTCCCCCAAGCGGCACCACTTCCAGCGGCAGCGAGCCGCCAGCgagagcacagagcaggaggagggggacgCCCCCCACAGGGACTTCATCCAGTACATCGCCAGCGCAGGCGACGCTGTGGccttcccgcccccccacccctttctggccagccccaccagcccatcccccactctcgGCAG GCTAGAGGCAGCCGAGGAGGTGGGCGCCACGGGAGGAGCGAGCCCCGAGTCTCCCCCAGAGCGCAGCGGCGGTGTGGGGCCTGAGCAGCGGCAGCAGGAATCTGATGGTGAGCGGGACTCGGGGCCAGAGCAGGCCCAGACCATCTACCGGGATATCTGGAGCCTGCGTGCCTCTCTAGAGCTGCATGCCGCAGCCGCCTCGGACCACAGCAGCAGTGGCAACGACCGCGACTCGGTGCGCAGCGGAGACAGCTCGGGCTCAGGCTCCGGGACCACTGTGCCCACCTTCCCACCGCCCTCGCCGCCGCCCACACCTCGCTCCGCGGATAGTGAGGCGGGAGGTCAGCGAAAACTGCTTCAGATGGACAGCGGCTACGCCAGCATCGAGGGCCGCGGCGCGGGCGAGGACGGGCTCCCCAGCGCGTCCGAGAAGCGCTCTTCCTTCACCAGCGCCGGCCGCACGGCCACTGTGGGCAGCAGCTTCGAGGGGGCGCTGGCGCCCACCGAGGCGCCCGCCCGGCCCCGCAGCCCCCGCGCCTGGCCCCGCCGCGCCCCGCGCCGCGACTACAGCATTGACGAGAAGACAGACGCGCTCTTCCACGAGTTCCTGCGCCATGACCCGCACTTCGACAATGCGCTGCCCTGCGCCACCCGCCACCGCGCGCGCGCGCATCCGCACCCCCACACGCGCAAGCAGTGGCAGCAGCGCGGCCGGCAGCACAGCGACCCCGGCGCGCGCGccgccacccccgccccgcctgcGCTCACATTCGGCCCCGACGCCCGCCCCACACGCGCGCCTCTGCGCCGAGGCGACAGTGTCGACTGCCCGCCCGAGGGCCGCGCGGGCGATGACCCGGCTGCGCCCGCTATCCCTGTCATTGAGGAGGAGcccggcggcggcagcggcagctgCCCCGGCTCGGGCCTGTGCGTCGGGTCCCCGGGGACACTGCTGGACAAGCTGGCGGCTGGCATCGACGACAGACTCTTCCCGCCGCGCCTCGCCCAGCCCATCGCTGCGGCTCCTGCGCtggccgctgccgccgccgcgcCGACGTCTCCCGACCGTAGCCCGGCCTAA
- the LOC113916806 gene encoding voltage-dependent calcium channel beta subunit-associated regulatory protein isoform X6, translated as MPASLTCTYHLSRSSQSMSAIWVKPAPPPPPRPTSPYSSSTLPGDPYNSAVGPADFEISPLASSDSGEGTWLEAGTRSTKPVGPGATTGPREAGPGSGAGPVLQFFTRLRRHASLDGASPYFKVKKWKLDPSQRASSLDTRGSPKRHHFQRQRAASESTEQEEGDAPHRDFIQYIASAGDAVAFPPPHPFLASPTSPSPTLGRLEAAEEVGATGGASPESPPERSGGVGPEQRQQESDGERDSGPEQAQTIYRDIWSLRASLELHAAAASDHSSSGNDRDSVRSGDSSGSGSGTTVPTFPPPSPPPTPRSADSEAGGQRKLLQMDSGYASIEGRGAGEDGLPSASEKRSSFTSAGRTATVGSSFEGALAPTEAPARPRSPRAWPRRAPRRDYSIDEKTDALFHEFLRHDPHFDNALPCATRHRARAHPHPHTRKQWQQRGRQHSDPGARAATPAPPALTFGPDARPTRAPLRRGDSVDCPPEGRAGDDPAAPAIPVIEEEPGGGSGSCPGSGLCVGSPGTLLDKLAAGIDDRLFPPRLAQPIAAAPALAAAAAAPTSPDRSPA; from the exons ATGCCCGCCTCACTCACCTGCACCTACCACCTCTCAAGATCATCACAATCCATGAGTGCGATCTGGGTGAAGccagcaccaccaccccccccaaggCCAACCTCGCCATATTCCAG CTCCACCCTGCCAGGTGACCCCTACAACTCAGCCGTGGGCCCTGCTGACTTCGAGATCAGCCCCTTGGCATCCAGCGACTCCGGGGAAGGCACCTGG ctGGAGGCAGGTACCAGGAGCACTAAGCCTGTCGGGCCAGGGGCCACGACAGGGCCCCGAGAGGCAGGCCCAGGCTCCGGGGCCGGGCCTGTCCTGCAGTTCTTTACCCGCCTGCGGCGCCATGCCAGCCTGGATGGGGCCAGCCCCTACTTTAAGGTCAAGAAATGGAAGCTGGACCCCAGCCAACGGGCATCCAGTCTGGACACTAGAG GCTCCCCCAAGCGGCACCACTTCCAGCGGCAGCGAGCCGCCAGCgagagcacagagcaggaggagggggacgCCCCCCACAGGGACTTCATCCAGTACATCGCCAGCGCAGGCGACGCTGTGGccttcccgcccccccacccctttctggccagccccaccagcccatcccccactctcgGCAG GCTAGAGGCAGCCGAGGAGGTGGGCGCCACGGGAGGAGCGAGCCCCGAGTCTCCCCCAGAGCGCAGCGGCGGTGTGGGGCCTGAGCAGCGGCAGCAGGAATCTGATGGTGAGCGGGACTCGGGGCCAGAGCAGGCCCAGACCATCTACCGGGATATCTGGAGCCTGCGTGCCTCTCTAGAGCTGCATGCCGCAGCCGCCTCGGACCACAGCAGCAGTGGCAACGACCGCGACTCGGTGCGCAGCGGAGACAGCTCGGGCTCAGGCTCCGGGACCACTGTGCCCACCTTCCCACCGCCCTCGCCGCCGCCCACACCTCGCTCCGCGGATAGTGAGGCGGGAGGTCAGCGAAAACTGCTTCAGATGGACAGCGGCTACGCCAGCATCGAGGGCCGCGGCGCGGGCGAGGACGGGCTCCCCAGCGCGTCCGAGAAGCGCTCTTCCTTCACCAGCGCCGGCCGCACGGCCACTGTGGGCAGCAGCTTCGAGGGGGCGCTGGCGCCCACCGAGGCGCCCGCCCGGCCCCGCAGCCCCCGCGCCTGGCCCCGCCGCGCCCCGCGCCGCGACTACAGCATTGACGAGAAGACAGACGCGCTCTTCCACGAGTTCCTGCGCCATGACCCGCACTTCGACAATGCGCTGCCCTGCGCCACCCGCCACCGCGCGCGCGCGCATCCGCACCCCCACACGCGCAAGCAGTGGCAGCAGCGCGGCCGGCAGCACAGCGACCCCGGCGCGCGCGccgccacccccgccccgcctgcGCTCACATTCGGCCCCGACGCCCGCCCCACACGCGCGCCTCTGCGCCGAGGCGACAGTGTCGACTGCCCGCCCGAGGGCCGCGCGGGCGATGACCCGGCTGCGCCCGCTATCCCTGTCATTGAGGAGGAGcccggcggcggcagcggcagctgCCCCGGCTCGGGCCTGTGCGTCGGGTCCCCGGGGACACTGCTGGACAAGCTGGCGGCTGGCATCGACGACAGACTCTTCCCGCCGCGCCTCGCCCAGCCCATCGCTGCGGCTCCTGCGCtggccgctgccgccgccgcgcCGACGTCTCCCGACCGTAGCCCGGCCTAA
- the LOC113916806 gene encoding voltage-dependent calcium channel beta subunit-associated regulatory protein isoform X2 yields MQPTPTMAPAASTTATVALTSRWDNATGSPTAEPDPILDNYALLVVVMSLFVGGALVVLSGVLLLCRRCWEAHRRFNRATEEAEKTTTTYLDNGAHPAQDPDFRGEDPDGQDAETERFLSTSYTGRRVSFNEAALFEQSRKSQDKGRRYTLTEGDFHHLKNARLTHLHLPPLKIITIHECDLGEASTTTPPKANLAIFQPPGKALTGRSVGPSSTLPGDPYNSAVGPADFEISPLASSDSGEGTWLEAGTRSTKPVGPGATTGPREAGPGSGAGPVLQFFTRLRRHASLDGASPYFKVKKWKLDPSQRASSLDTRGSPKRHHFQRQRAASESTEQEEGDAPHRDFIQYIASAGDAVAFPPPHPFLASPTSPSPTLGRLEAAEEVGATGGASPESPPERSGGVGPEQRQQESDGERDSGPEQAQTIYRDIWSLRASLELHAAAASDHSSSGNDRDSVRSGDSSGSGSGTTVPTFPPPSPPPTPRSADSEAGGQRKLLQMDSGYASIEGRGAGEDGLPSASEKRSSFTSAGRTATVGSSFEGALAPTEAPARPRSPRAWPRRAPRRDYSIDEKTDALFHEFLRHDPHFDNALPCATRHRARAHPHPHTRKQWQQRGRQHSDPGARAATPAPPALTFGPDARPTRAPLRRGDSVDCPPEGRAGDDPAAPAIPVIEEEPGGGSGSCPGSGLCVGSPGTLLDKLAAGIDDRLFPPRLAQPIAAAPALAAAAAAPTSPDRSPA; encoded by the exons ATGCAGCCCACGCCCACCATGGCCCCTGCCGCCAGCACCACGGCCACGGTTGCCCTGACCTCGAGGTGGGACAACGCCACCGGCAGCCCCACC GCGGAGCCTGACCCCATCCTGGACAACTACGCGCTGCTGGTGGTGGTCATGTCGCTCTTCGTCGGTGGTGCGCTAGTGGTTCTGTCCGGCGTGCTGCTGCTGTGCAGGCGCTGCTGGGAGGCCCACCGGCGCTTCAACAG AGCGACGGAGGAAGCAGAGAAGACCACCACCACCTACCTGGACAATGGTGCTCACCCGGCCCAAG ACCCCGACTTCAGGGGGGAGGACCCTGACGGCCAGGATGCAGAGACGGAGCGCTTCCTGTCCACCAGCTACACCGGCCGCCGGGTGTCCTTCAACGAGGCAGCCCTGTTTGAGCAGAGCCGCAAGTCACAGGACAAGGGCCGCCG GTACACCCTGACGGAGGGGGACTTCCACCACCTGAAGAATGCCCGCCTCACTCACCTGCACCTACCACCTCTCAAGATCATCACAATCCATGAGTGCGATCTGGGTGAAGccagcaccaccaccccccccaaggCCAACCTCGCCATATTCCAG CCCCCGGGGAAGGCCCTCACCGGCCGCTCCGTGGGCCCCAGCTCCACCCTGCCAGGTGACCCCTACAACTCAGCCGTGGGCCCTGCTGACTTCGAGATCAGCCCCTTGGCATCCAGCGACTCCGGGGAAGGCACCTGG ctGGAGGCAGGTACCAGGAGCACTAAGCCTGTCGGGCCAGGGGCCACGACAGGGCCCCGAGAGGCAGGCCCAGGCTCCGGGGCCGGGCCTGTCCTGCAGTTCTTTACCCGCCTGCGGCGCCATGCCAGCCTGGATGGGGCCAGCCCCTACTTTAAGGTCAAGAAATGGAAGCTGGACCCCAGCCAACGGGCATCCAGTCTGGACACTAGAG GCTCCCCCAAGCGGCACCACTTCCAGCGGCAGCGAGCCGCCAGCgagagcacagagcaggaggagggggacgCCCCCCACAGGGACTTCATCCAGTACATCGCCAGCGCAGGCGACGCTGTGGccttcccgcccccccacccctttctggccagccccaccagcccatcccccactctcgGCAG GCTAGAGGCAGCCGAGGAGGTGGGCGCCACGGGAGGAGCGAGCCCCGAGTCTCCCCCAGAGCGCAGCGGCGGTGTGGGGCCTGAGCAGCGGCAGCAGGAATCTGATGGTGAGCGGGACTCGGGGCCAGAGCAGGCCCAGACCATCTACCGGGATATCTGGAGCCTGCGTGCCTCTCTAGAGCTGCATGCCGCAGCCGCCTCGGACCACAGCAGCAGTGGCAACGACCGCGACTCGGTGCGCAGCGGAGACAGCTCGGGCTCAGGCTCCGGGACCACTGTGCCCACCTTCCCACCGCCCTCGCCGCCGCCCACACCTCGCTCCGCGGATAGTGAGGCGGGAGGTCAGCGAAAACTGCTTCAGATGGACAGCGGCTACGCCAGCATCGAGGGCCGCGGCGCGGGCGAGGACGGGCTCCCCAGCGCGTCCGAGAAGCGCTCTTCCTTCACCAGCGCCGGCCGCACGGCCACTGTGGGCAGCAGCTTCGAGGGGGCGCTGGCGCCCACCGAGGCGCCCGCCCGGCCCCGCAGCCCCCGCGCCTGGCCCCGCCGCGCCCCGCGCCGCGACTACAGCATTGACGAGAAGACAGACGCGCTCTTCCACGAGTTCCTGCGCCATGACCCGCACTTCGACAATGCGCTGCCCTGCGCCACCCGCCACCGCGCGCGCGCGCATCCGCACCCCCACACGCGCAAGCAGTGGCAGCAGCGCGGCCGGCAGCACAGCGACCCCGGCGCGCGCGccgccacccccgccccgcctgcGCTCACATTCGGCCCCGACGCCCGCCCCACACGCGCGCCTCTGCGCCGAGGCGACAGTGTCGACTGCCCGCCCGAGGGCCGCGCGGGCGATGACCCGGCTGCGCCCGCTATCCCTGTCATTGAGGAGGAGcccggcggcggcagcggcagctgCCCCGGCTCGGGCCTGTGCGTCGGGTCCCCGGGGACACTGCTGGACAAGCTGGCGGCTGGCATCGACGACAGACTCTTCCCGCCGCGCCTCGCCCAGCCCATCGCTGCGGCTCCTGCGCtggccgctgccgccgccgcgcCGACGTCTCCCGACCGTAGCCCGGCCTAA
- the LOC113916806 gene encoding voltage-dependent calcium channel beta subunit-associated regulatory protein isoform X1 translates to MQPTPTMAPAASTTATVALTSRWDNATGSPTAEPDPILDNYALLVVVMSLFVGGALVVLSGVLLLCRRCWEAHRRFNRATEEAEKTTTTYLDNGAHPAQDPDFRGEDPDGQDAETERFLSTSYTGRRVSFNEAALFEQSRKSQDKGRRYTLTEGDFHHLKNARLTHLHLPPLKIITIHECDLGEASTTTPPKANLAIFQPPGKALTGRSVGPSSTLPGDPYNSAVGPADFEISPLASSDSGEGTWVRAPERPLPSLPHSRTELEAGTRSTKPVGPGATTGPREAGPGSGAGPVLQFFTRLRRHASLDGASPYFKVKKWKLDPSQRASSLDTRGSPKRHHFQRQRAASESTEQEEGDAPHRDFIQYIASAGDAVAFPPPHPFLASPTSPSPTLGRLEAAEEVGATGGASPESPPERSGGVGPEQRQQESDGERDSGPEQAQTIYRDIWSLRASLELHAAAASDHSSSGNDRDSVRSGDSSGSGSGTTVPTFPPPSPPPTPRSADSEAGGQRKLLQMDSGYASIEGRGAGEDGLPSASEKRSSFTSAGRTATVGSSFEGALAPTEAPARPRSPRAWPRRAPRRDYSIDEKTDALFHEFLRHDPHFDNALPCATRHRARAHPHPHTRKQWQQRGRQHSDPGARAATPAPPALTFGPDARPTRAPLRRGDSVDCPPEGRAGDDPAAPAIPVIEEEPGGGSGSCPGSGLCVGSPGTLLDKLAAGIDDRLFPPRLAQPIAAAPALAAAAAAPTSPDRSPA, encoded by the exons ATGCAGCCCACGCCCACCATGGCCCCTGCCGCCAGCACCACGGCCACGGTTGCCCTGACCTCGAGGTGGGACAACGCCACCGGCAGCCCCACC GCGGAGCCTGACCCCATCCTGGACAACTACGCGCTGCTGGTGGTGGTCATGTCGCTCTTCGTCGGTGGTGCGCTAGTGGTTCTGTCCGGCGTGCTGCTGCTGTGCAGGCGCTGCTGGGAGGCCCACCGGCGCTTCAACAG AGCGACGGAGGAAGCAGAGAAGACCACCACCACCTACCTGGACAATGGTGCTCACCCGGCCCAAG ACCCCGACTTCAGGGGGGAGGACCCTGACGGCCAGGATGCAGAGACGGAGCGCTTCCTGTCCACCAGCTACACCGGCCGCCGGGTGTCCTTCAACGAGGCAGCCCTGTTTGAGCAGAGCCGCAAGTCACAGGACAAGGGCCGCCG GTACACCCTGACGGAGGGGGACTTCCACCACCTGAAGAATGCCCGCCTCACTCACCTGCACCTACCACCTCTCAAGATCATCACAATCCATGAGTGCGATCTGGGTGAAGccagcaccaccaccccccccaaggCCAACCTCGCCATATTCCAG CCCCCGGGGAAGGCCCTCACCGGCCGCTCCGTGGGCCCCAGCTCCACCCTGCCAGGTGACCCCTACAACTCAGCCGTGGGCCCTGCTGACTTCGAGATCAGCCCCTTGGCATCCAGCGACTCCGGGGAAGGCACCTGGGTGAGGGCCCCCGagcggcccctcccctccctgccccactccaggACAGAG ctGGAGGCAGGTACCAGGAGCACTAAGCCTGTCGGGCCAGGGGCCACGACAGGGCCCCGAGAGGCAGGCCCAGGCTCCGGGGCCGGGCCTGTCCTGCAGTTCTTTACCCGCCTGCGGCGCCATGCCAGCCTGGATGGGGCCAGCCCCTACTTTAAGGTCAAGAAATGGAAGCTGGACCCCAGCCAACGGGCATCCAGTCTGGACACTAGAG GCTCCCCCAAGCGGCACCACTTCCAGCGGCAGCGAGCCGCCAGCgagagcacagagcaggaggagggggacgCCCCCCACAGGGACTTCATCCAGTACATCGCCAGCGCAGGCGACGCTGTGGccttcccgcccccccacccctttctggccagccccaccagcccatcccccactctcgGCAG GCTAGAGGCAGCCGAGGAGGTGGGCGCCACGGGAGGAGCGAGCCCCGAGTCTCCCCCAGAGCGCAGCGGCGGTGTGGGGCCTGAGCAGCGGCAGCAGGAATCTGATGGTGAGCGGGACTCGGGGCCAGAGCAGGCCCAGACCATCTACCGGGATATCTGGAGCCTGCGTGCCTCTCTAGAGCTGCATGCCGCAGCCGCCTCGGACCACAGCAGCAGTGGCAACGACCGCGACTCGGTGCGCAGCGGAGACAGCTCGGGCTCAGGCTCCGGGACCACTGTGCCCACCTTCCCACCGCCCTCGCCGCCGCCCACACCTCGCTCCGCGGATAGTGAGGCGGGAGGTCAGCGAAAACTGCTTCAGATGGACAGCGGCTACGCCAGCATCGAGGGCCGCGGCGCGGGCGAGGACGGGCTCCCCAGCGCGTCCGAGAAGCGCTCTTCCTTCACCAGCGCCGGCCGCACGGCCACTGTGGGCAGCAGCTTCGAGGGGGCGCTGGCGCCCACCGAGGCGCCCGCCCGGCCCCGCAGCCCCCGCGCCTGGCCCCGCCGCGCCCCGCGCCGCGACTACAGCATTGACGAGAAGACAGACGCGCTCTTCCACGAGTTCCTGCGCCATGACCCGCACTTCGACAATGCGCTGCCCTGCGCCACCCGCCACCGCGCGCGCGCGCATCCGCACCCCCACACGCGCAAGCAGTGGCAGCAGCGCGGCCGGCAGCACAGCGACCCCGGCGCGCGCGccgccacccccgccccgcctgcGCTCACATTCGGCCCCGACGCCCGCCCCACACGCGCGCCTCTGCGCCGAGGCGACAGTGTCGACTGCCCGCCCGAGGGCCGCGCGGGCGATGACCCGGCTGCGCCCGCTATCCCTGTCATTGAGGAGGAGcccggcggcggcagcggcagctgCCCCGGCTCGGGCCTGTGCGTCGGGTCCCCGGGGACACTGCTGGACAAGCTGGCGGCTGGCATCGACGACAGACTCTTCCCGCCGCGCCTCGCCCAGCCCATCGCTGCGGCTCCTGCGCtggccgctgccgccgccgcgcCGACGTCTCCCGACCGTAGCCCGGCCTAA
- the LOC113916806 gene encoding voltage-dependent calcium channel beta subunit-associated regulatory protein isoform X5, with amino-acid sequence MPASLTCTYHLSRSSQSMSAIWVKPAPPPPPRPTSPYSSSTLPGDPYNSAVGPADFEISPLASSDSGEGTWVRAPERPLPSLPHSRTELEAGTRSTKPVGPGATTGPREAGPGSGAGPVLQFFTRLRRHASLDGASPYFKVKKWKLDPSQRASSLDTRGSPKRHHFQRQRAASESTEQEEGDAPHRDFIQYIASAGDAVAFPPPHPFLASPTSPSPTLGRLEAAEEVGATGGASPESPPERSGGVGPEQRQQESDGERDSGPEQAQTIYRDIWSLRASLELHAAAASDHSSSGNDRDSVRSGDSSGSGSGTTVPTFPPPSPPPTPRSADSEAGGQRKLLQMDSGYASIEGRGAGEDGLPSASEKRSSFTSAGRTATVGSSFEGALAPTEAPARPRSPRAWPRRAPRRDYSIDEKTDALFHEFLRHDPHFDNALPCATRHRARAHPHPHTRKQWQQRGRQHSDPGARAATPAPPALTFGPDARPTRAPLRRGDSVDCPPEGRAGDDPAAPAIPVIEEEPGGGSGSCPGSGLCVGSPGTLLDKLAAGIDDRLFPPRLAQPIAAAPALAAAAAAPTSPDRSPA; translated from the exons ATGCCCGCCTCACTCACCTGCACCTACCACCTCTCAAGATCATCACAATCCATGAGTGCGATCTGGGTGAAGccagcaccaccaccccccccaaggCCAACCTCGCCATATTCCAG CTCCACCCTGCCAGGTGACCCCTACAACTCAGCCGTGGGCCCTGCTGACTTCGAGATCAGCCCCTTGGCATCCAGCGACTCCGGGGAAGGCACCTGGGTGAGGGCCCCCGagcggcccctcccctccctgccccactccaggACAGAG ctGGAGGCAGGTACCAGGAGCACTAAGCCTGTCGGGCCAGGGGCCACGACAGGGCCCCGAGAGGCAGGCCCAGGCTCCGGGGCCGGGCCTGTCCTGCAGTTCTTTACCCGCCTGCGGCGCCATGCCAGCCTGGATGGGGCCAGCCCCTACTTTAAGGTCAAGAAATGGAAGCTGGACCCCAGCCAACGGGCATCCAGTCTGGACACTAGAG GCTCCCCCAAGCGGCACCACTTCCAGCGGCAGCGAGCCGCCAGCgagagcacagagcaggaggagggggacgCCCCCCACAGGGACTTCATCCAGTACATCGCCAGCGCAGGCGACGCTGTGGccttcccgcccccccacccctttctggccagccccaccagcccatcccccactctcgGCAG GCTAGAGGCAGCCGAGGAGGTGGGCGCCACGGGAGGAGCGAGCCCCGAGTCTCCCCCAGAGCGCAGCGGCGGTGTGGGGCCTGAGCAGCGGCAGCAGGAATCTGATGGTGAGCGGGACTCGGGGCCAGAGCAGGCCCAGACCATCTACCGGGATATCTGGAGCCTGCGTGCCTCTCTAGAGCTGCATGCCGCAGCCGCCTCGGACCACAGCAGCAGTGGCAACGACCGCGACTCGGTGCGCAGCGGAGACAGCTCGGGCTCAGGCTCCGGGACCACTGTGCCCACCTTCCCACCGCCCTCGCCGCCGCCCACACCTCGCTCCGCGGATAGTGAGGCGGGAGGTCAGCGAAAACTGCTTCAGATGGACAGCGGCTACGCCAGCATCGAGGGCCGCGGCGCGGGCGAGGACGGGCTCCCCAGCGCGTCCGAGAAGCGCTCTTCCTTCACCAGCGCCGGCCGCACGGCCACTGTGGGCAGCAGCTTCGAGGGGGCGCTGGCGCCCACCGAGGCGCCCGCCCGGCCCCGCAGCCCCCGCGCCTGGCCCCGCCGCGCCCCGCGCCGCGACTACAGCATTGACGAGAAGACAGACGCGCTCTTCCACGAGTTCCTGCGCCATGACCCGCACTTCGACAATGCGCTGCCCTGCGCCACCCGCCACCGCGCGCGCGCGCATCCGCACCCCCACACGCGCAAGCAGTGGCAGCAGCGCGGCCGGCAGCACAGCGACCCCGGCGCGCGCGccgccacccccgccccgcctgcGCTCACATTCGGCCCCGACGCCCGCCCCACACGCGCGCCTCTGCGCCGAGGCGACAGTGTCGACTGCCCGCCCGAGGGCCGCGCGGGCGATGACCCGGCTGCGCCCGCTATCCCTGTCATTGAGGAGGAGcccggcggcggcagcggcagctgCCCCGGCTCGGGCCTGTGCGTCGGGTCCCCGGGGACACTGCTGGACAAGCTGGCGGCTGGCATCGACGACAGACTCTTCCCGCCGCGCCTCGCCCAGCCCATCGCTGCGGCTCCTGCGCtggccgctgccgccgccgcgcCGACGTCTCCCGACCGTAGCCCGGCCTAA